Proteins encoded in a region of the Dorea longicatena genome:
- a CDS encoding AI-2E family transporter, which translates to MELKQETVKQIRGLIIFTAVLIVCLWKFDVVISAFQFVLNIVYPFLLGGAIAFALSVPMNFVERKLFTERKISEKYKRKYARGISLMLVIAGVTGILAMIIFGLLPQLAGTFANLGKSIQEFIPQVQGWADHWFHNNKEIMNVVNNLEFDWNKIMEAAAGFLKNGAGSVLETTINTAKNIIGAVGTFFIAFVFAVYILLQKEKLRIQAKKVLFAFVRKGRAEAVLEVLALTYKTFSGFLTGQCVEALILGAMFVITMTLFRLPYALLTGIVIAFTALVPVFGAFIGCAVGAFLIFMVSPFKALMFIVLFLVLQQIEGNLIYPHVVGNSVGLPSIWVLAAVSVGGSLMGIVGMLIFIPLMSVVYALFREVVYIKLRQKNIYPQDIL; encoded by the coding sequence ATGGAATTAAAACAAGAGACAGTGAAGCAGATCAGGGGATTGATCATATTTACGGCAGTACTGATTGTCTGTCTGTGGAAATTTGATGTTGTGATAAGTGCGTTTCAATTTGTATTAAATATAGTATATCCGTTTTTGCTTGGCGGTGCGATTGCATTTGCCTTAAGTGTACCGATGAACTTTGTAGAACGGAAATTATTTACAGAGAGAAAAATTTCTGAAAAATATAAAAGAAAATATGCCAGGGGAATCAGTCTGATGCTTGTAATTGCCGGTGTAACCGGAATTCTGGCAATGATAATATTCGGGCTGCTTCCGCAATTGGCAGGAACATTTGCCAATCTGGGAAAGAGTATTCAGGAGTTTATCCCGCAGGTGCAGGGGTGGGCAGATCACTGGTTTCATAATAATAAAGAAATTATGAATGTCGTGAACAACCTGGAATTTGACTGGAATAAAATTATGGAAGCGGCGGCAGGCTTTCTGAAAAACGGAGCGGGAAGTGTGCTGGAGACTACCATTAATACGGCAAAAAATATTATTGGTGCAGTGGGAACGTTTTTTATTGCATTTGTATTCGCAGTTTATATTTTGCTGCAGAAAGAGAAACTGCGAATACAGGCGAAAAAAGTATTATTTGCGTTTGTCAGGAAGGGGAGAGCAGAAGCTGTATTGGAAGTGCTGGCTCTGACGTATAAGACATTTTCTGGTTTTTTGACGGGACAGTGCGTGGAGGCTTTGATCCTTGGAGCAATGTTTGTAATCACGATGACACTGTTTAGACTGCCATATGCACTGTTGACCGGAATTGTGATTGCATTTACGGCATTGGTACCGGTTTTTGGAGCATTTATCGGATGTGCGGTCGGGGCGTTTCTGATTTTTATGGTGAGTCCGTTTAAGGCGTTGATGTTCATTGTGTTGTTTCTGGTACTTCAGCAGATTGAGGGGAATCTGATTTATCCACATGTAGTGGGAAATTCGGTTGGACTTCCGTCAATCTGGGTGCTGGCAGCAGTGAGTGTTGGCGGAAGTCTGATGGGAATTGTCGGAATGCTGATATTTATTCCGTTGATGTCGGTGGTATATGCACTGTTCCGTGAAGTTGTCTACATTAAATTACGACAAAAGAATATTTATCCACAGGATATTTTATAA
- a CDS encoding nucleoside recognition protein, with protein sequence MLNYLWSFMILTGIVYAAFTGRMPDITNAALDSSKEAISLCITMIGVMSFWVGLMEIASKAGTIPAASRKIRPVIRFLFPNLPAGHPAEEPITTNMIANILGLGWAATPAGLKAMEELSKLEEQRRKHLAPGISRPAGTASNEMCTFLIINISSLQLIPINVIAYRSQYGSVNPASIIGAGIVSTLISTAIAVIYCKLKERSRFQN encoded by the coding sequence ATGCTCAACTACCTCTGGTCTTTTATGATTCTTACAGGCATCGTATACGCCGCATTCACAGGCCGGATGCCCGATATTACCAATGCAGCACTTGATTCATCCAAAGAAGCCATCTCACTTTGTATTACCATGATCGGTGTCATGTCTTTTTGGGTAGGACTGATGGAAATTGCTTCCAAAGCCGGAACTATCCCGGCCGCTTCCAGAAAGATCCGTCCGGTCATTCGTTTCCTTTTTCCAAATCTTCCCGCCGGTCACCCCGCCGAAGAACCGATTACCACCAATATGATCGCCAATATCTTAGGTCTTGGCTGGGCCGCCACTCCTGCCGGATTAAAAGCAATGGAAGAATTATCGAAATTAGAAGAACAGCGCCGCAAACATCTGGCTCCCGGTATCTCCCGCCCTGCCGGAACAGCAAGTAATGAAATGTGTACATTCCTGATCATCAACATTTCATCTCTTCAGCTTATTCCGATCAATGTTATTGCTTATCGGAGTCAGTATGGAAGCGTTAATCCTGCTTCTATTATCGGAGCCGGTATTGTATCAACCCTGATCAGTACCGCCATTGCTGTCATCTACTGTAAATTGAAAGAACGATCACGTTTTCAAAACTGA
- a CDS encoding spore maturation protein has translation MQILLYLTDFIVPLVIFGIVGYGLLMKVPVYDTFIKGAKKGFLTVIKIMPTLVGLMVAVGILRASGFLELIANGIGRFTDRIGFPGELVPLTVVKMFSSSAATGLLLDIFKEYGTDSYIGRIASISMSCTETIFYTMSVYYMTARVTKTRYTLTGALLATLAGVTASVVLAGMMT, from the coding sequence ATGCAAATATTGTTATATCTTACAGATTTCATAGTCCCGCTGGTAATCTTCGGGATTGTAGGTTATGGACTGTTAATGAAAGTTCCGGTATACGATACGTTTATTAAAGGTGCAAAGAAGGGGTTTCTGACAGTAATCAAGATTATGCCGACACTTGTCGGATTAATGGTGGCGGTGGGGATATTGAGAGCGTCCGGCTTCCTTGAACTGATTGCAAATGGAATCGGGAGATTTACGGACAGAATCGGTTTTCCGGGAGAGCTGGTTCCGCTTACAGTGGTAAAGATGTTCTCCTCATCGGCGGCGACGGGACTTTTGCTGGACATTTTTAAAGAATATGGAACAGATTCGTATATCGGACGGATTGCATCGATCAGTATGTCGTGTACAGAGACGATCTTTTATACCATGAGTGTATATTATATGACAGCCAGAGTCACGAAGACGCGCTATACATTGACGGGTGCGCTGCTTGCAACTCTGGCTGGTGTGACTGCCAGCGTAGTGCTGGCGGGTATGATGACATGA
- a CDS encoding Wadjet anti-phage system protein JetA family protein, which translates to MQLMNEIPDTFWSLFRSVNRDIYIEALLCINEEYEYNNYFLTKEVCIQILSDMNAKKRFELQREENDTDFDMLETPSSRILNWLLRSGWLKRIEDYNTLVTNIVIPDYAAVMIDAFEKLNSEDASETDIYIQNVYATLYAFRNDPRASIGLLRTALVNTRRLNKALQDMLHNMNKFFAKLLQQDSYSGILREHLDSYVEEIVWKKYHILKTSDNFYIYKMDIKKCLREIRDDEAFIMKVQVRSKMLGDNQDDVLDLLDLIERGFDDIEHRIANMDKEHTKYVRATVTRMNYLLSGETDTKGLVVQLLNKMSEDPDQMEEIITETGKRMNLSLLEILSEKSLYKRRKSRKDFISQLLPDETTGDLDKDDILRLNRIQMRFSKKQIEEFIENNMEDEVMDASKINIADEEEFEKLILAYDYSTRKNSRYMVLEEEPEMVEKDGYRYPALRFVKRRA; encoded by the coding sequence ATGCAGTTAATGAATGAAATCCCGGATACGTTCTGGAGTCTGTTCCGTTCGGTCAACCGGGATATTTATATTGAAGCACTTTTATGTATTAATGAAGAATACGAATATAATAACTATTTCCTGACGAAAGAGGTGTGCATCCAGATCTTAAGTGATATGAATGCGAAGAAACGGTTTGAGTTACAGCGGGAGGAAAATGATACGGATTTTGATATGCTGGAGACGCCGTCATCAAGGATATTAAACTGGCTTCTGCGGTCAGGATGGCTGAAGCGTATCGAGGATTATAATACACTGGTGACGAATATTGTCATTCCGGATTATGCGGCGGTGATGATCGATGCATTTGAAAAGCTGAATTCGGAAGATGCGTCGGAGACGGATATTTATATCCAGAATGTGTATGCGACGCTGTATGCATTTCGCAATGATCCGAGGGCGAGTATCGGGCTTTTGAGGACGGCACTGGTGAATACGAGGCGGCTGAATAAGGCACTGCAGGACATGCTTCATAACATGAACAAGTTTTTTGCAAAACTTTTACAGCAGGATTCGTACAGCGGGATTTTAAGAGAGCATCTGGACAGCTATGTGGAAGAGATCGTGTGGAAGAAGTATCATATTCTGAAGACGTCGGATAACTTTTACATTTATAAGATGGATATTAAGAAATGTCTGAGAGAGATCCGGGATGATGAGGCATTTATCATGAAGGTACAGGTGCGGTCGAAGATGCTTGGAGATAATCAGGATGATGTACTGGATCTGCTGGATCTAATCGAGCGGGGATTTGATGATATTGAGCACAGAATCGCTAATATGGATAAGGAACATACGAAGTACGTCCGTGCGACGGTAACGAGGATGAATTATCTGTTAAGCGGTGAGACTGATACGAAAGGTCTGGTGGTCCAGCTTCTGAATAAAATGTCGGAAGATCCGGATCAGATGGAAGAGATCATCACAGAGACCGGAAAGCGCATGAATCTGTCGCTGCTGGAAATTCTGTCGGAGAAATCTTTATATAAGAGAAGAAAATCCAGAAAAGACTTCATCAGCCAGCTTCTTCCGGATGAGACGACGGGAGATCTGGATAAGGATGATATCTTAAGACTGAACCGGATCCAGATGCGGTTCAGCAAGAAGCAGATTGAAGAATTCATCGAGAATAATATGGAAGATGAAGTGATGGATGCGTCGAAGATTAATATTGCTGACGAGGAAGAATTTGAAAAACTGATTCTTGCTTATGATTACAGTACGCGTAAGAACAGCAGATATATGGTGCTGGAAGAAGAACCGGAGATGGTGGAAAAGGACGGATACCGGTATCCGGCATTAAGATTCGTGAAGAGACGGGCGTAA
- a CDS encoding DUF4194 domain-containing protein, with product MIDYYEQLTQEEKEEVTEVIQTLYRQTFLLERKFDKRAGRMQYTKEYRTCTKHLEFFKAYFEVAGIILRENVHMGVIYIQGEQLWGEKLPRLATIYLLVLKLIYDEQMQTASSSSHVVTTLGAVNGKAGEFHVLKSLPSITEMRRTIALLKKYQIIEPLDVLEELNESTRLVIYPCIHTVLLGDDIRELLATFSEEDQIGDEAAIQSTLEDMPE from the coding sequence ATGATAGATTACTACGAACAGCTAACCCAGGAAGAAAAAGAAGAGGTCACAGAGGTCATCCAGACACTGTACCGTCAGACATTTCTCCTGGAAAGAAAATTTGATAAACGTGCGGGAAGGATGCAGTATACAAAAGAATACCGTACCTGTACGAAGCATCTGGAATTTTTTAAAGCATATTTTGAGGTGGCTGGGATCATACTGCGGGAAAATGTACATATGGGTGTGATCTATATCCAGGGAGAGCAGTTATGGGGTGAGAAGCTGCCGCGTCTGGCGACGATCTATTTACTGGTGCTGAAGCTTATCTATGACGAGCAGATGCAGACTGCATCGTCGAGCAGCCATGTGGTGACAACACTTGGTGCAGTAAACGGAAAAGCGGGAGAATTTCATGTATTGAAGAGTCTTCCGTCAATTACGGAAATGAGACGGACGATCGCACTTCTGAAGAAGTATCAGATCATCGAGCCGCTTGATGTTCTGGAAGAATTAAACGAGTCGACCCGCCTGGTCATCTACCCTTGTATCCATACGGTACTTTTAGGAGACGACATCAGGGAATTATTAGCGACATTCAGTGAGGAGGATCAAATTGGAGACGAAGCAGCCATTCAAAGCACTCTCGAAGATATGCCTGAATAA
- a CDS encoding ATP-binding protein — METKQPFKALSKICLNNWHYIDKKILTLNEGINFFTGHSGSGKSTVLDAIQIVLYANTDGRGFFNKAAADDSDRTLIEYLRGMVNISENNESQYLRNRNFSSTIVLELTQTNTRDKQCVGVVFDVDTSNNDVSRLFFWHTGELLPNHYRSEGRCLTTAEMREYLQRSFTPEQFYCGPSNERFRRQLYDIYLGGLDMEKFPKLFKRAISFRMNIKLEDFVKEYICMEQDIHIEDLQESIMQYGRMRSKIEETMEEIRRLKLICGKYEQYAEKSDEEKVCSYQIDRLEIMNHEVKSQEARDRIKVRQEAIEDLKKQQQVLEQEEKDLQKEYEEIILRIADSGYARLESDLDTLNETLERLNNGKVRWEQTAEHLKAWTEKDITPNQVIWDIEKFADGSISEEELVRLQEGLKDLQEELEDQRQEADADLRRIKKEEKEARAELKELKQGKKAYPRELEEARFELRNRLHERCGKFVNVHILADLLDVKDERWHNAVEGYLGNNKLQLIVEPKYARAAMDIYQEMDTKRFFRAAVLDTEKLTKDKHQVQPGALAEVVKAKEAYVQEYINFFLGNVKKCESLDELRECRIGVTPDCMLYQSYKLQHMSPENYTRRAYIGETSMRQRIRKLEEKCEKLNGERMPVQELLEEIRQAMQMEMLKQPAEDYLGWLADSKAIISKEKKKAQLLEQMQKLKDESVAAWEGKKKEVQAAQDAKKESVSKVQETIWENKKEIERLNAEVLESEEQMKDVKRKVADKRYEKEFQEYLASRKSENYEYLRRQMVSRVYTLREEEEDAYRKLVEERSSYIREYPNRTFSTSIRDNVPYEKLLNSLSCDHLETYRESAKTQAKAAVEHFKDDFIFKIRSAILEAYQRRDELNRIISKLDFGKDKYQFVITKNKGADGKYYKMFMDDSLQIRPSDLDDTMDNQLDMFTMEHENQYGEMMNELINIFIPPENATKDEMDEAKRNMDKYADYRTYLSFDMQQIVHGDKEMTIGLSKMIKKNSGGEGQNPLYVALLASFAQLYKINLSPKMHRSPTLRLVVLDEAFSKMDAEKVASCISLIRGLGFQAIISATNDKIQNYLENVDKTFVYANPNKRHISIQEFEKTEFGELAEE, encoded by the coding sequence TTGGAGACGAAGCAGCCATTCAAAGCACTCTCGAAGATATGCCTGAATAACTGGCATTACATAGATAAAAAGATACTGACGCTCAATGAAGGAATCAACTTCTTCACCGGACATTCCGGAAGCGGTAAATCGACGGTTCTGGATGCGATCCAGATCGTGCTGTATGCTAATACGGACGGCCGTGGATTCTTCAACAAGGCGGCAGCAGATGATTCGGACCGTACACTGATCGAGTACTTAAGAGGTATGGTGAATATCAGTGAAAATAATGAATCACAGTATTTAAGAAATCGTAATTTTTCCAGTACGATCGTGCTGGAGCTGACACAGACGAATACCAGAGATAAACAGTGTGTCGGTGTTGTGTTTGACGTGGATACGTCGAATAATGACGTAAGCCGCCTGTTCTTCTGGCATACGGGAGAATTACTTCCGAATCATTACCGTTCGGAAGGCCGGTGCCTTACCACTGCGGAAATGCGTGAGTACCTGCAGCGTTCCTTTACGCCGGAACAGTTCTACTGCGGTCCGAGCAATGAAAGATTCCGGAGACAGCTATACGATATCTATCTTGGCGGTCTGGACATGGAAAAATTTCCAAAGCTATTCAAACGTGCGATCTCGTTCCGTATGAATATCAAACTGGAAGATTTCGTAAAGGAATATATCTGTATGGAGCAGGATATCCATATTGAGGATCTGCAGGAAAGTATCATGCAGTATGGACGCATGCGCAGTAAGATCGAGGAGACGATGGAGGAGATCAGAAGACTGAAGCTGATCTGCGGAAAATATGAGCAGTATGCAGAAAAATCCGATGAGGAGAAAGTGTGCTCTTATCAGATCGACCGTCTGGAGATTATGAACCATGAGGTGAAGAGTCAGGAAGCTAGAGACCGGATCAAGGTAAGGCAGGAAGCCATCGAAGATCTGAAGAAGCAGCAACAGGTGCTGGAGCAGGAAGAAAAGGACCTGCAGAAAGAGTATGAAGAGATCATTCTGCGGATCGCAGACAGTGGGTATGCAAGGCTGGAATCAGATCTGGATACATTAAATGAGACGCTGGAGCGTCTGAATAACGGAAAAGTCCGCTGGGAGCAGACTGCAGAGCATCTGAAGGCATGGACGGAGAAAGACATTACGCCAAATCAGGTGATCTGGGATATCGAAAAATTCGCAGACGGAAGCATTTCCGAAGAAGAGCTTGTGCGCCTGCAGGAAGGCTTAAAAGATCTGCAGGAGGAACTGGAAGACCAGAGACAGGAAGCGGATGCAGACCTTCGCCGGATCAAGAAAGAAGAGAAAGAGGCAAGAGCAGAATTAAAAGAACTGAAGCAGGGAAAGAAGGCTTATCCGAGAGAGCTGGAAGAGGCGAGATTCGAACTGCGTAACCGCCTGCATGAGCGCTGCGGCAAGTTCGTGAATGTGCATATTCTTGCGGATCTTCTGGATGTGAAGGACGAGAGATGGCACAATGCAGTGGAGGGTTATCTTGGAAATAATAAATTGCAGCTGATCGTGGAACCAAAGTATGCCAGGGCTGCGATGGACATTTACCAGGAGATGGATACAAAACGTTTCTTCCGGGCAGCAGTCCTGGATACGGAGAAGCTTACGAAGGATAAGCATCAGGTACAGCCGGGCGCGCTGGCAGAAGTAGTAAAAGCGAAAGAAGCGTATGTGCAGGAATACATTAATTTCTTCCTTGGAAATGTAAAGAAATGCGAATCACTGGATGAACTGCGTGAGTGCAGGATCGGTGTGACACCGGATTGTATGCTGTACCAGAGCTACAAACTGCAGCACATGAGTCCGGAGAATTACACCAGAAGAGCCTACATCGGTGAGACGAGTATGCGCCAGAGAATCCGCAAGCTGGAAGAAAAATGTGAGAAGTTAAATGGCGAGAGAATGCCGGTACAGGAGCTGTTAGAAGAGATCCGCCAGGCAATGCAGATGGAGATGTTGAAGCAGCCGGCAGAGGATTATCTCGGATGGCTGGCTGACAGCAAGGCAATCATTTCCAAAGAAAAGAAAAAGGCTCAGCTTCTGGAACAGATGCAGAAGTTAAAGGATGAATCCGTTGCTGCATGGGAAGGCAAGAAGAAAGAAGTGCAGGCGGCACAGGATGCGAAGAAAGAATCCGTATCCAAGGTGCAGGAAACAATCTGGGAGAACAAGAAAGAAATCGAACGTCTGAATGCAGAAGTTCTCGAATCGGAAGAACAGATGAAGGACGTGAAGAGAAAAGTAGCAGATAAGCGTTACGAGAAGGAGTTCCAGGAATATCTGGCGAGCAGAAAATCCGAGAATTATGAGTATCTGAGACGTCAGATGGTTTCGCGGGTATATACGCTCAGGGAAGAAGAGGAAGACGCTTACCGGAAGCTGGTGGAAGAGAGAAGCAGTTATATCAGAGAATATCCGAACCGTACATTCTCAACTTCTATCCGGGACAACGTGCCGTATGAGAAGCTTCTGAATTCACTGTCCTGCGATCATCTGGAGACTTACAGGGAGTCGGCGAAGACACAGGCGAAAGCGGCTGTGGAGCATTTCAAAGATGACTTCATCTTCAAGATCCGGAGTGCAATCCTGGAGGCTTATCAGAGAAGGGATGAGCTGAACCGGATCATCAGCAAACTGGACTTCGGTAAGGATAAGTATCAGTTCGTGATCACGAAGAACAAGGGTGCAGATGGAAAATATTATAAGATGTTCATGGATGATTCCCTGCAGATCCGTCCGTCTGACTTAGATGATACGATGGACAACCAGCTTGATATGTTCACGATGGAGCATGAGAACCAGTATGGGGAGATGATGAACGAGCTGATCAACATCTTCATCCCGCCGGAGAATGCGACGAAGGACGAGATGGATGAGGCGAAACGCAACATGGATAAGTATGCGGATTACCGAACCTATCTGTCATTCGATATGCAGCAGATCGTACATGGCGATAAGGAGATGACGATCGGACTGAGTAAGATGATCAAGAAGAACTCCGGCGGAGAGGGACAGAACCCGCTGTACGTGGCACTTCTGGCAAGCTTTGCGCAGCTTTATAAGATCAATCTGTCGCCGAAGATGCACCGGTCACCGACACTGCGTCTGGTTGTGTTGGACGAGGCGTTCTCCAAGATGGATGCCGAGAAGGTGGCAAGCTGTATCTCGCTGATCCGCGGACTTGGCTTCCAGGCGATCATCAGTGCGACGAACGATAAGATCCAGAACTATCTGGAGAATGTAGATAAGACTTTCGTGTATGCGAACCCGAATAAGAGACATATTTCCATTCAGGAATTTGAGAAGACGGAGTTTGGGGAGTTGGCGGAGGAATAA
- a CDS encoding AraC family transcriptional regulator, giving the protein MAKAYHEALHPLGNLGIQVSMAALENTHIPAHWHEAMEILFCLNGSVRIHIEHEHLTLQRNQLIVFDSKEVHSIHSDSKLYMFLCIHVDKKQLSVYCPDLELYHIKCRPVSLDDSKSTPYIHLCQLAHDLTRTNVENKNTSAMRSDGTALLMLADLIRYFSVYSLPGTTTGTGQSNDILRKIISYVNEHYTEKLSLEEVANQVGFSREYFCRFFKQHMGITFLRYLNEVRISHAGRILMNTDKSISEVMQESGFTNQTIFNRLFKEIYGMTPRQARNSYAENTYS; this is encoded by the coding sequence ATGGCAAAAGCATATCACGAAGCACTCCATCCACTTGGCAATCTTGGAATACAGGTATCTATGGCAGCACTTGAAAACACACATATTCCGGCCCACTGGCATGAGGCTATGGAGATTTTATTCTGTCTGAATGGTTCTGTCCGTATTCATATCGAGCACGAACATCTTACCCTTCAGCGCAATCAACTGATTGTTTTTGATTCAAAAGAAGTTCATTCTATTCATTCTGATTCTAAGCTATATATGTTCTTATGTATCCATGTTGATAAAAAGCAGCTTTCTGTTTACTGTCCGGATTTGGAACTATATCACATCAAATGCCGCCCGGTTTCTCTGGATGATTCAAAATCCACCCCGTATATTCACCTCTGTCAGCTTGCACACGATCTGACACGAACCAATGTCGAAAATAAAAACACCAGCGCCATGCGTTCAGACGGCACGGCATTGCTGATGCTTGCTGATTTGATTCGTTATTTTTCCGTATATTCCCTGCCGGGAACGACTACTGGAACAGGTCAGTCTAATGATATTCTGCGAAAGATCATCTCTTATGTGAATGAACATTATACAGAAAAGCTCTCATTGGAAGAAGTAGCTAATCAGGTAGGATTCAGCCGAGAATATTTCTGCCGTTTTTTCAAGCAGCATATGGGTATCACATTTCTTCGTTACTTGAATGAGGTGCGTATTTCTCATGCTGGACGTATTCTGATGAATACAGACAAGTCCATTTCTGAGGTAATGCAGGAGAGTGGTTTCACTAACCAGACGATTTTTAACCGTCTTTTCAAAGAGATTTACGGAATGACACCTCGTCAGGCACGCAATAGCTATGCAGAAAATACCTATTCATAA
- a CDS encoding Crp/Fnr family transcriptional regulator produces MKQIKDKVKCERAIEKLELEKEFDTQNLEFQIYQYEKGELLCQPCNSDDRLQIVIEGTVNIYHIRDDGSKYFIAMNEGIHLLGDMEFMNPAPCIYFVEAVSPVTVAVLSLKKYRNVLKQDVKFMNLIASTLAAKLGIAANGESVSASLKDRILNHLEDEKIVAKCGKGTYWLM; encoded by the coding sequence ATGAAGCAGATTAAAGACAAAGTTAAATGTGAAAGAGCAATTGAAAAGTTAGAGTTAGAGAAAGAGTTTGATACACAGAATCTGGAATTTCAGATATATCAGTACGAAAAAGGGGAATTGCTGTGTCAACCGTGCAATTCAGATGACAGGTTGCAGATTGTTATAGAAGGGACGGTAAATATTTATCATATACGGGACGATGGTTCTAAATATTTTATTGCTATGAATGAAGGAATTCATCTTCTGGGAGATATGGAATTTATGAATCCGGCACCATGTATTTATTTTGTAGAAGCAGTTAGCCCGGTAACTGTAGCGGTATTATCTCTGAAAAAATATCGCAATGTACTAAAACAGGATGTTAAATTTATGAATTTAATCGCATCTACTCTCGCTGCAAAACTTGGAATCGCTGCAAATGGCGAGTCGGTTAGTGCTTCTCTTAAAGATCGGATTCTCAATCATTTAGAGGATGAAAAAATTGTTGCTAAATGTGGGAAAGGGACTTATTGGTTAATGTGA
- a CDS encoding ATP-binding protein: MLKREISEKLKLWRTQKNKKALCIIGARQIGKTTIIREFAKQEYENFIEINFILDKGAEKIFEDKLDADTIIENLTAFKMQKMEPGKTLVFLDEIQECPNARCAIKFLVEDGRFDYIESGSLLGVRYKEVPSYAVGFEEIVSMYPMNFREFLRANGVQDTTFTTLQFCYENHNEVPTVMHETLLKLFATYIVVGGMPDVVQTYVDTHDIGKVVRLQRNILELYRQDISKYSEGAEKVRIKAIFDSIASQLDDKNRRFILNRIDENGRMNRYENSFMWLSDAGVALPSYNVTEPQAPLQLNEKRNLFKLFMGDTGLLCASCMENIQFELLQGNMDVNMGSILENVFAQSIKSGGFSLNYFESKKYGELDFVIQNGLKIDLLEIKSGNDYQKHSALNRVSAVENWKFGRKIVFCKGNVEQKEEIEYFPWYMVMFYQREKEPEHYIYEVDLSDL, encoded by the coding sequence ATGCTTAAAAGAGAGATTTCGGAAAAATTAAAATTATGGAGAACTCAGAAAAATAAAAAGGCACTTTGTATTATAGGCGCAAGACAGATTGGAAAAACAACAATTATCAGAGAGTTTGCAAAACAAGAATATGAAAATTTTATAGAAATCAATTTCATATTAGATAAAGGTGCCGAAAAAATTTTTGAAGATAAATTGGATGCAGATACTATTATTGAGAACCTGACTGCTTTCAAGATGCAGAAGATGGAGCCGGGAAAGACATTGGTATTCCTGGATGAGATACAGGAATGCCCCAATGCAAGATGTGCAATCAAGTTCCTGGTTGAAGATGGACGGTTTGATTATATTGAATCCGGTTCACTTCTTGGTGTCAGGTATAAAGAAGTTCCTTCTTATGCGGTTGGATTTGAAGAGATTGTTTCTATGTATCCTATGAATTTCAGGGAATTTCTCCGGGCGAATGGAGTGCAGGATACAACATTTACTACATTACAGTTCTGCTATGAAAATCATAACGAAGTTCCAACAGTAATGCATGAAACATTGTTGAAACTTTTTGCAACTTATATTGTTGTAGGTGGAATGCCGGATGTTGTCCAGACTTATGTAGATACGCATGATATCGGAAAGGTAGTTAGGCTTCAGAGAAATATTCTGGAATTATACAGACAGGATATATCGAAGTATTCCGAAGGTGCGGAAAAAGTGAGGATTAAAGCCATCTTTGATAGTATTGCATCTCAATTGGATGATAAGAACAGACGGTTTATTTTAAACAGGATTGATGAAAATGGAAGAATGAATCGTTATGAGAATTCATTTATGTGGCTAAGTGATGCAGGTGTTGCTTTGCCATCTTATAATGTTACAGAACCACAGGCTCCGTTACAGCTTAATGAAAAGAGAAATCTGTTCAAATTATTTATGGGAGACACAGGTCTGCTCTGTGCTTCCTGCATGGAGAACATTCAGTTTGAACTCTTACAGGGGAATATGGATGTGAATATGGGAAGTATATTGGAAAATGTATTTGCCCAGTCAATAAAAAGCGGTGGATTCTCATTGAATTATTTTGAGTCGAAAAAGTACGGAGAACTGGATTTTGTAATACAGAATGGATTGAAGATTGACCTTCTTGAGATAAAATCAGGAAATGATTATCAAAAGCATTCTGCTTTGAATAGAGTATCTGCAGTAGAAAACTGGAAGTTTGGAAGAAAAATTGTATTTTGCAAAGGGAATGTTGAGCAAAAAGAGGAAATTGAATATTTCCCGTGGTATATGGTGATGTTTTATCAGAGAGAAAAAGAGCCGGAACATTATATTTATGAGGTAGATCTGTCGGATTTATAG